One Drosophila kikkawai strain 14028-0561.14 chromosome 3L, DkikHiC1v2, whole genome shotgun sequence genomic window carries:
- the LOC108075299 gene encoding putative transcriptional regulator cudA isoform X2 translates to MVLTNFECWAHGGEPAESGSLRPHLDPFNPRAVGFISDANNNNSSDHNSSATDGQPTPEVLPQEVLRCKKRLNPHGNCGGGGDMDQPVYTKRCRYDDADLAAQYCNDFFSLPATQIIGTQACLMDYEMQANGGGMMMESEPSFPQQQQQQHIQQQQQQPQRIYQHYQGHLHRANRDNPQSEQHRRQRR, encoded by the exons ATGGTTTTGACTAATTTCGAGTGCTGGGCACATGGCGGCGAACCTGCCGAATCCGGCAGCCTTCGCCCCCACCTGGATCCCTTCAATCCGCGTGCCGTTGGCTTCATCAGcgatgccaacaacaataacagcagtGACCACAACAGCAGCGCCACAGATGGGCAGCCGACGCCGGAAGTCCTGCCACAGGAGGTGCTGCGCTGCAAGAAGCGCCTGAATCCGCATGGCAACTGTGGAGGCGGCGGCGATATGGACCAGCCGGTGTACACCAAGCGGTGTCGTTACGATGACGCGGATCTGGCTGCACAGTATTGCAATG ATTTCTTTTCACTGCCTGCCACACAAATAATTGGAACACAGGCCTGTTTGATGGATTACGAGATGCAGGCCAACGGCGGCGGCATGATGATGGAATCAGAGCCCAGTTttccacaacaacagcaacagcaacatattcagcagcagcagcagcaacctcAACGCATCTACCAGCATTATCAAGGTCATTTGCATCGCGCTAACCGTGAT
- the LOC108075252 gene encoding vacuolar ATPase assembly integral membrane protein VMA21 homolog codes for MSNKTKKTGGGNGGNGGATKQTRQQSQDSQDYSSFKTVLFYCMLIVFLPVLTFFVLKGFVLDQFFNISEVKVNIAAAVGAVVSLHIALGLYIYRAYFGTSGSKAVKAD; via the exons ATGTCGAATAAGACGAAGAAAACCGGAGGCGGCAACGGAGGCAATGGAGGCGCCACAAAACAAACCCGCCAGCAGTCACAG GACTCGCAGGACTACAGCTCCTTCAAGACAGTGCTCTTCTACTGTATGCTCATCGTGTTCCTGCCCGTGCTGACTTTCTTTGTCCTCAAGGGCTTTGTTCTCGACCAATTCTTCAATATCTCCGAAGTCAAAGTGAACATAGCAGCTGCCGTGGGTGCTGTCGTATCGCTGCACATCGCCCTGGGACTGTATATCTACCGGGCATACTTTGGAACATCCGGCTCCAAGGCTGTCAAGGCGGACTAA